A window of the Balaenoptera acutorostrata chromosome 13, mBalAcu1.1, whole genome shotgun sequence genome harbors these coding sequences:
- the LOC103008693 gene encoding serine/threonine-protein phosphatase 2A catalytic subunit beta isoform-like: MDDKAFTKELDQWVEQLNECKQLSENQVWTLCEKAKEILTKESNVQEVRCPVTICQDVHGQFHDLMELFKIGGKSPVCHPEHITRLRRNHESRQVTQVYGFYDECLRKYGNADVWKYFTDLFDYLPLTALVDGQIFYLHGGLSPSIDTLDHIRALDRLQEVPHAGPMCDLLWSDPDDHGGWGTSPLRAGYTFGQDISETFNHANGLTLVSCAHQLVTVIYVFL; the protein is encoded by the exons ATGGACGACAAGGCATTCACCAAGGAGCTGGACCAATGGGTCGAGCAGCTGAACGAGTGTAAACAACTTAGCGAGAACCAGGTGTGGACACTGTGCGAAAAGGCTAAGGAAATTTTAACAAAAGAATCAAATGTGCAGGAGGTCCGTTGTCCTGTTACCATCTGTCAAGATGTGCATGGTCAATTCCATGATCTTATGGAACTCTTTAAAATTGGTGGGAAATCACCA GTGTGTCATCCAGAACATATTACAAGATTGAGAAGAAACCACGAAAGCCGACAAGTTACCCAAGTATATGGCTTTTATGATGAATGTCTGCGAAAGTATGGAAATGCCgatgtttggaaatattttacagATCTGTTTGATTATCTGCCACTTACAGCTTTAGTAGATGGACAGATATTCTACCTCCATGGTGGACTCTCCCCATCCATAGATACACTGGATCATATAAGAGCCCTGGATCGTTTACAAGAAGTTCCACATGCGGGCCCAATGTGTGATCTGTTATGGTCAGATCCAGATGATCATGGTGGGTGGGGTACTTCACCACTCAGGGCTGGCTACACATTTGGACAAGatatttctgaaacatttaaccATGCCAATGGTCTCACACTGGTTTCTTGTGCTCACCAACTTGTAACAGTAATCTATGTGTTTCTGTAA